One stretch of Roseibium sp. HPY-6 DNA includes these proteins:
- a CDS encoding HAMP domain-containing sensor histidine kinase, which produces MIRRLWPDSMLYQVLVLMSVAGFLMIVATVVVVLFLKSALENNLALMNSHKVSLAIGKLNETPAGNRLAVLEDIRRSAPNVNIWFVSEDDLKAATGVEGGRRFGPFHLGDTLLGMKVEHVLGPRDLGFGKAPQLFIRLSDGSLIRAEWGFRGPPPPILGLPFYLFFGFLVLTIVALMLWAARSLIRPMENLAQSAETFGEGSTVPVPVKEAGPREVRSAAQAFNRMQLRINDFLEKRTRMLAAISHDLRTPLTRLRLRLDLLEDDDIRDRSLEDLNIMDHQINAALTFLRDGASSEEPMRIDVPSLLHALVDQYCDLGFSIELRCIGQFSITARRSELVRALSNLLDNANKYADTVEIDASSDDARVRIDIIDHGPGIPEPEKHRLLEPFERGDHARKIFKDTGFGLGLPTSKTIVEASGGSLELRDTRGGGLTVRLTFPLAKAPN; this is translated from the coding sequence ATGATCAGGCGTTTGTGGCCGGATTCGATGCTGTATCAGGTCCTCGTCCTGATGTCGGTCGCAGGTTTCCTGATGATCGTCGCCACGGTCGTCGTGGTGCTTTTCTTGAAATCAGCGCTGGAAAACAATCTTGCGCTCATGAACAGCCACAAGGTCAGTCTCGCGATCGGCAAACTCAACGAGACGCCTGCCGGTAACAGGTTGGCGGTGCTTGAAGACATACGCCGCTCGGCCCCGAATGTGAATATCTGGTTTGTCAGCGAGGACGACCTCAAGGCCGCGACCGGCGTTGAGGGCGGAAGACGGTTTGGTCCTTTTCACCTGGGTGACACGCTCCTTGGCATGAAGGTCGAGCATGTGCTCGGCCCGCGCGACCTTGGGTTTGGCAAAGCGCCGCAACTGTTCATAAGGCTGTCCGACGGCAGCCTCATCCGTGCGGAATGGGGATTTCGCGGGCCGCCGCCACCCATACTCGGGCTCCCGTTTTATCTGTTCTTCGGCTTTCTTGTGCTGACAATAGTTGCGCTCATGCTTTGGGCAGCACGCTCGCTCATAAGACCTATGGAGAACCTTGCTCAATCGGCCGAAACGTTTGGCGAAGGTTCGACAGTGCCGGTTCCTGTCAAGGAAGCCGGCCCGAGAGAAGTGCGGTCAGCGGCGCAGGCTTTTAATCGCATGCAATTGAGAATTAACGACTTTCTTGAAAAACGAACACGAATGCTGGCCGCAATCAGCCATGATCTGCGCACACCGCTCACACGTCTGCGTCTGCGTCTCGATCTTCTGGAAGACGATGACATCAGGGACCGGAGCCTTGAAGACCTCAATATCATGGATCATCAGATCAACGCGGCGCTGACTTTTTTGCGGGACGGTGCAAGTTCGGAAGAACCGATGCGCATTGATGTGCCCAGTCTTCTTCATGCACTTGTCGACCAATATTGCGACCTCGGATTTTCGATCGAACTTCGTTGCATCGGCCAGTTTTCGATCACGGCCCGGCGCAGTGAACTGGTGCGCGCGCTCTCCAACCTGCTCGACAACGCGAACAAATACGCAGACACCGTCGAGATCGACGCCAGTTCAGATGATGCAAGGGTGCGGATCGACATAATCGATCACGGTCCGGGTATTCCCGAACCGGAAAAACACCGACTTCTTGAACCGTTTGAACGGGGCGATCACGCGCGAAAAATCTTCAAGGACACTGGCTTCGGATTAGGATTGCCGACCAGCAAGACGATCGTGGAGGCCAGTGGTGGTAGTCTGGAACTGCGCGACACACGGGGCGGCGGCCTGACCGTTCGTCTTACTTTTCCGCTCGCCAAAGCTCCAAACTAG
- a CDS encoding chloride channel protein — MRKIIETAGQLPDILISWITPNVRQFRANKLPLVWLLAIFVGALVALAAIAFRTAIGLIQWPWLRTTTELTIQAAVQQPWWIIMLAPAVAGLLVGWILHKYHPYQRAGGVADVIEARAYGGRGLPLKAGLWSALVTVISLGGGASAGREGPVVHLGATLGTAVCQFFQLPDSARRTLLACAVASGVSASFNAPIAGVLFAHEVVLAHYAVSAFVPIVLASVMGTLLSRLWFGNVAAFEIPQYEITSYLEIPAFALLGLTCAAVAIIFQFALIGSDWTARNITMPLWLRPVVGGLVVGAIGVFYPEILGVGYEATDLALKHELTINTMLTLLVVKTAATAITLASRFGGGIFSPSLYLGAMTGGAFGLIAASVFPEMASSHGLYAILGMGAVAAAVLGAPFSTTVIVFELTGGYALSIALLLAVSIATGLTQAVHGKSYFHWQLGMRGCFVNEGAHQFLSETVKVRDFMDPPPEDEEERDFNPGEDGPYLHDTDTLESALKSFDSCGKATLPVVRKGDATKVIGLARHVRGLRYFNAALIKATKEEHH, encoded by the coding sequence ATGCGAAAAATAATAGAAACTGCCGGCCAGCTTCCAGACATCCTTATCAGCTGGATCACGCCGAACGTGCGTCAGTTCCGGGCCAACAAGCTGCCCCTGGTTTGGCTCCTGGCCATCTTCGTTGGTGCGCTGGTCGCCCTGGCCGCAATCGCCTTTCGGACAGCAATAGGCCTCATTCAGTGGCCCTGGTTGCGTACGACGACGGAACTCACGATCCAGGCCGCCGTTCAGCAACCGTGGTGGATCATCATGCTTGCGCCCGCAGTGGCCGGTCTTCTGGTGGGATGGATCTTGCACAAGTACCATCCTTATCAGCGCGCGGGCGGTGTTGCGGACGTGATCGAAGCGCGCGCATATGGCGGTCGCGGCCTGCCGCTCAAGGCGGGTTTATGGTCCGCGCTGGTGACCGTGATTTCGCTCGGCGGTGGCGCGAGCGCCGGCCGCGAAGGCCCTGTTGTTCACCTGGGTGCGACCCTTGGCACTGCGGTTTGCCAGTTTTTTCAACTGCCCGACTCGGCCCGGCGCACGCTCCTCGCCTGCGCGGTGGCCAGTGGTGTATCAGCATCCTTCAACGCACCAATTGCGGGTGTCCTGTTTGCGCATGAAGTCGTTCTCGCGCATTACGCCGTTTCCGCATTTGTGCCGATCGTCCTTGCCTCGGTCATGGGCACACTGTTGTCGCGTCTCTGGTTCGGCAATGTCGCGGCGTTCGAGATCCCTCAGTACGAGATTACGTCGTATCTCGAGATCCCGGCGTTCGCCCTGCTGGGGCTGACCTGTGCCGCAGTTGCCATCATCTTCCAGTTTGCCCTGATCGGCAGCGACTGGACCGCACGCAACATCACGATGCCCTTATGGCTCCGGCCGGTAGTCGGTGGGCTTGTCGTCGGTGCGATCGGCGTGTTCTATCCTGAAATTCTCGGGGTCGGCTATGAGGCGACGGACCTTGCACTGAAACACGAGCTGACCATCAACACCATGCTGACACTGCTGGTCGTCAAGACGGCGGCCACGGCAATCACGCTCGCCTCTAGATTCGGGGGCGGAATCTTTTCGCCGTCCCTCTATCTTGGCGCCATGACAGGTGGCGCATTCGGACTGATTGCGGCATCGGTATTTCCCGAAATGGCGTCCAGCCACGGACTATACGCAATCCTGGGCATGGGCGCTGTCGCCGCGGCAGTCCTAGGCGCACCCTTTTCGACGACGGTGATCGTATTCGAACTGACCGGCGGCTACGCACTCTCCATTGCGCTTCTGCTTGCCGTTTCAATCGCCACGGGACTGACGCAGGCTGTCCATGGCAAATCCTATTTCCACTGGCAACTTGGCATGCGTGGCTGTTTTGTGAATGAAGGCGCGCACCAGTTCCTGAGCGAAACGGTCAAGGTGCGGGACTTTATGGATCCCCCTCCGGAAGACGAGGAAGAGCGGGACTTCAATCCCGGCGAGGACGGGCCTTATCTACACGACACGGATACGCTTGAAAGCGCCCTCAAAAGCTTCGATTCCTGCGGCAAGGCGACGCTTCCGGTCGTGCGCAAGGGAGATGCCACGAAGGTAATCGGTCTCGCGCGCCACGTCAGGGGCCTTCGCTACTTCAACGCAGCGCTGATCAAGGCCACCAAGGAAGAACACCACTAA
- a CDS encoding thioesterase family protein, translating into MSAVWGPGPVKSRVMSVKDEWIDYNGHLNMAYYNVLFDTAVDEVFEGLGMGSEYAKTRNASFFTAEVHVCYVRELSAGMPVVVTLQLIGFDSKRAHFFQELRHAEEDWLSATSEQMCLHVDMAARKVVPWPDDIVVNLEALATAQAGLPLPERSGRRIEIPKRASS; encoded by the coding sequence ATGTCGGCTGTGTGGGGCCCCGGGCCGGTCAAGAGCAGGGTCATGTCCGTCAAGGACGAGTGGATCGACTACAACGGCCATCTGAACATGGCGTATTACAACGTTTTGTTCGACACGGCGGTCGATGAGGTCTTCGAAGGCCTGGGAATGGGATCTGAATATGCAAAGACGCGGAATGCATCGTTTTTCACCGCTGAAGTCCATGTCTGTTATGTGCGCGAATTGAGCGCCGGCATGCCGGTCGTCGTCACGCTGCAATTGATCGGCTTCGATTCCAAGCGCGCCCACTTCTTTCAGGAATTGAGACACGCGGAGGAAGACTGGCTTTCGGCAACGTCTGAGCAAATGTGCCTCCACGTCGATATGGCCGCGCGCAAAGTCGTGCCTTGGCCGGACGATATTGTCGTGAACCTTGAAGCCCTTGCCACGGCACAGGCCGGTCTCCCCCTGCCTGAAAGATCAGGAAGGCGCATCGAGATCCCCAAAAGAGCAAGTTCATGA
- a CDS encoding aminopeptidase P family protein, translated as MFQSFDDLTDPSCGAPRAALLRSELARRGLDGFLVPRADAHQGEYVPPHDCRLQWLTGFTGSAGVAAVLGDTGAIFVDGRYTIQVREQVDLEVFEARHLINDPVSAWLAETLKPGQKLGIDAMLHTVREVRRLREVCEKAGAELVTLDDNPVDSVWEDRPEPPVGAVSLYPVELAGKPSNEKIAEIQSALEDKGADACVLTQPDSIAWLFNIRGSDVEHTPLPLSFATLPAKGKPSLYIDGRKLSNSVRDALLDLAELAEPADFRAGLNAFGEAGSKVMIDPALAGIGIADAITDAGGTLIEAQDPVLLPKALKNATELKGAREAHLRDAAAYVNFLCWFDEEAPKGALDEIGVAEKLEEFRRATGVLKDISFDTISGAGPNGAICHYRVSRSSNLKIPVGKPYLIDSGGQYEDGTTDITRTLAVGEMTAEMKKHYTLVLKGHIAVSTARFPQGTTGAQLDPLARIDLWKAGLDFDHGTGHGVGAYLSVHEGPQRIAKTGTVPLKPGMILSNEPGYYPAGEYGIRLENLEIVTEARDVAGGERPMLGFETITLVPMDLRLIDVSLLTTAERDWLNRYHARVRSEVGPLVRAKERIWLEKATEAV; from the coding sequence ATGTTCCAATCCTTCGACGATCTGACTGATCCCTCCTGCGGAGCGCCGCGTGCAGCGCTTCTCAGATCCGAACTTGCCCGCCGTGGTCTCGACGGCTTTCTGGTTCCGCGCGCTGATGCGCATCAGGGAGAATATGTACCGCCGCATGATTGCCGCCTGCAGTGGCTGACTGGCTTTACAGGGTCTGCCGGTGTTGCTGCGGTGCTGGGCGACACGGGCGCTATTTTCGTTGATGGCCGCTACACGATCCAGGTACGCGAACAGGTCGATCTTGAGGTCTTTGAAGCACGGCACCTTATCAACGATCCCGTTTCGGCCTGGTTGGCGGAGACCTTGAAACCCGGCCAGAAACTCGGCATCGACGCAATGCTCCACACGGTGCGCGAAGTCCGCCGGTTGCGAGAGGTCTGTGAAAAGGCTGGCGCTGAACTGGTGACTCTGGACGACAACCCTGTCGACAGCGTTTGGGAAGACCGGCCTGAGCCTCCCGTGGGTGCAGTTTCTCTTTATCCCGTTGAACTTGCGGGAAAACCTTCGAATGAGAAAATTGCCGAAATCCAGAGCGCGCTTGAAGACAAGGGCGCTGATGCCTGCGTTTTGACGCAACCTGACTCGATCGCGTGGCTTTTTAATATTCGTGGTTCCGACGTCGAACACACCCCGCTGCCGCTGTCCTTTGCAACCTTGCCCGCTAAAGGCAAGCCATCGCTCTATATCGACGGCAGAAAGCTTTCCAACTCGGTACGGGACGCTCTTCTGGATCTTGCGGAGCTGGCAGAACCGGCCGATTTCAGAGCCGGATTGAATGCGTTCGGAGAGGCAGGGTCCAAGGTCATGATTGATCCGGCACTTGCGGGCATCGGCATAGCCGATGCCATTACCGATGCAGGCGGCACATTGATTGAAGCGCAGGACCCGGTTCTGCTGCCAAAAGCCCTCAAGAACGCGACCGAGCTCAAGGGCGCGCGCGAGGCGCATCTGCGCGATGCAGCCGCCTATGTCAATTTCCTGTGCTGGTTTGACGAAGAAGCTCCCAAGGGCGCGCTTGACGAGATTGGCGTTGCTGAGAAGCTGGAGGAATTTCGGCGGGCGACCGGTGTTCTCAAGGATATCTCGTTCGATACGATTTCCGGCGCAGGTCCGAATGGTGCGATCTGTCACTATCGGGTGAGCCGTTCCAGCAATCTGAAAATTCCGGTTGGAAAGCCGTATCTGATCGATTCAGGCGGACAGTATGAAGACGGCACCACCGATATTACGCGCACGCTGGCCGTCGGCGAGATGACCGCTGAGATGAAGAAGCACTACACGCTCGTTCTCAAAGGCCACATTGCTGTCTCCACGGCGCGGTTTCCGCAAGGAACGACCGGGGCGCAGCTGGATCCGCTCGCCCGTATCGATCTTTGGAAAGCCGGTCTCGATTTCGATCACGGCACCGGCCACGGTGTCGGCGCTTATCTGAGCGTTCATGAAGGGCCACAGCGGATCGCCAAGACGGGCACCGTGCCGCTCAAGCCGGGGATGATCCTGTCGAATGAGCCCGGATATTATCCGGCCGGCGAATACGGCATCAGGCTTGAAAACCTGGAAATCGTCACCGAAGCGCGTGATGTTGCCGGCGGAGAGCGACCGATGCTTGGGTTCGAAACAATCACGCTCGTGCCTATGGACCTGCGTCTCATTGATGTGAGTCTTCTCACGACCGCCGAACGCGACTGGCTAAATCGCTATCACGCGCGTGTACGCTCTGAAGTGGGACCGCTGGTTCGTGCGAAGGAACGGATCTGGCTCGAGAAGGCGACAGAGGCGGTTTAA
- a CDS encoding FAD-linked oxidase C-terminal domain-containing protein: MTLEAKALSAEDARDGVEAVIAALRARFGDRCATSQALREQHGHTTTWLINQPPDAVVFAETTEEVAETVKTCAAANVPVIAFGTGTSLEGHVNAPRGGISIDLSRMNRVLEVNSEDLDCRVEAGVTRKQLNSYIRDTGLFFPIDPGADASLGGMAATRASGTNAVRYGTMKDAVLGLTVVTADGRIIKTGGRARKSSAGYDLTRLFVGSEGTLGVITELTIRLHGQPEAISGGVCPFPDVESACQAVIMTIQMGLPVARIELLDSLQVKACNAYSNLDLAETPTLFLEFHGSEAGVEEQSETFSGIAEEFGGGPFKWATVAEDRSKLWAARHDAYWSGRSLRPNAQVVATDVCVPISRLAECVTQTAADIEAENLLAPIVGHVGDGNFHVQVLVDQNNPEEMRKCEAFIERLAIRALDMDGTCTGEHGVGQGKQKYMRREHGDALELMQSIKQALDPHDLMNPGKILPQS, from the coding sequence ATGACACTAGAAGCAAAAGCACTCTCCGCCGAAGACGCGCGCGACGGCGTCGAAGCTGTTATTGCAGCATTGCGGGCACGGTTCGGCGACCGCTGTGCAACATCTCAGGCCTTGAGAGAACAGCACGGCCACACGACGACATGGCTTATCAACCAGCCACCGGACGCGGTGGTATTTGCCGAAACGACCGAGGAAGTGGCCGAGACCGTAAAAACCTGCGCGGCCGCAAATGTCCCGGTAATTGCATTTGGAACCGGAACATCGCTGGAAGGTCATGTAAATGCGCCTCGCGGTGGAATATCGATTGACCTCAGCAGGATGAACAGAGTTCTTGAGGTGAATTCCGAGGATCTAGACTGCCGTGTCGAGGCCGGTGTCACGCGCAAGCAGCTCAACAGCTACATCAGAGACACGGGTCTTTTCTTTCCGATTGATCCGGGTGCGGACGCAAGCCTTGGAGGCATGGCGGCGACCCGGGCATCCGGCACGAACGCGGTTCGCTACGGCACAATGAAAGACGCTGTTCTCGGCCTCACAGTTGTGACCGCGGACGGGCGTATCATCAAAACAGGCGGGCGCGCGCGCAAGTCCTCCGCCGGATATGATCTTACGCGGCTTTTTGTCGGCTCCGAAGGCACGCTTGGTGTGATTACCGAACTGACGATCCGGCTTCATGGTCAGCCGGAGGCGATCTCAGGCGGCGTCTGCCCGTTTCCGGATGTGGAATCTGCATGCCAGGCAGTGATCATGACCATCCAAATGGGTCTTCCCGTCGCGCGAATTGAATTGCTCGACAGTCTCCAGGTGAAAGCCTGCAATGCGTACTCGAACCTGGATCTCGCAGAGACCCCGACACTGTTCCTGGAGTTTCACGGCTCGGAAGCAGGGGTCGAAGAGCAGTCCGAAACCTTTTCCGGCATTGCAGAAGAGTTCGGCGGCGGCCCGTTCAAATGGGCAACGGTAGCGGAGGACCGCTCGAAGTTGTGGGCGGCCCGGCATGATGCGTACTGGTCAGGGCGCAGCCTCAGGCCCAATGCGCAGGTCGTAGCGACAGATGTCTGTGTGCCGATCTCAAGGCTTGCTGAATGTGTCACACAGACCGCCGCGGACATCGAAGCAGAAAACCTGCTTGCGCCGATCGTCGGTCATGTCGGCGACGGAAACTTCCATGTCCAGGTCCTTGTGGATCAGAATAATCCGGAAGAAATGCGCAAGTGCGAGGCATTCATTGAACGGCTTGCCATCCGTGCGCTTGACATGGATGGCACATGCACCGGTGAACATGGCGTTGGCCAGGGAAAACAGAAATACATGCGGCGTGAGCATGGAGATGCCCTGGAATTGATGCAATCGATCAAACAGGCGCTCGATCCGCACGATTTAATGAATCCGGGCAAGATCCTGCCGCAGTCGTGA
- a CDS encoding tetratricopeptide repeat protein, translating into MTMNLMRHSELYANRLIAVLLICLCTIAGIAIADTVRDDLFEALKNATTEAEAKSIERDIWQSWIEAAPTPQLKSKVESAMRKREQYDFQGGRDILDEVVKEAPSYAEGWNQRAFILFLQGNYEASLNDIERVLELEPRHFGALSGKAMIYMTLGRVKLGQETLREAVEIHPYLQERSMLIKPKGVDL; encoded by the coding sequence ATGACAATGAACTTGATGCGACATTCGGAACTTTATGCAAACAGGCTGATTGCGGTTCTTCTGATCTGCCTGTGTACGATCGCGGGAATCGCCATTGCGGATACCGTGCGCGACGATCTGTTTGAAGCGCTGAAAAACGCGACCACCGAAGCGGAAGCCAAAAGCATCGAAAGAGATATCTGGCAGTCGTGGATCGAAGCAGCCCCGACCCCTCAACTGAAATCGAAAGTGGAATCTGCGATGCGCAAGCGCGAGCAGTACGACTTTCAAGGCGGCAGGGACATTCTCGACGAAGTTGTCAAAGAAGCCCCGAGCTATGCCGAGGGCTGGAACCAGCGCGCATTCATTCTTTTCCTTCAGGGCAATTACGAAGCCAGCCTCAACGATATCGAACGGGTTCTCGAGCTTGAACCGCGTCACTTCGGGGCTCTTTCCGGCAAAGCGATGATCTATATGACGCTCGGTCGCGTCAAACTTGGTCAGGAAACGCTGCGCGAGGCCGTTGAGATTCATCCGTATCTGCAGGAACGCTCCATGCTGATCAAACCCAAGGGCGTTGATCTCTGA
- a CDS encoding response regulator encodes MQKTSHILVVEDDPEIGMLIKRHLIANDFKVTLARDAPEMDRLLASNRVDLIVLDIMLPGEDGISICRRLRATGAMPIIIVSAKNEDIDRVIGLEVGADDYLPKPFNPRELIARVRALFRRVDLGGVASPIESGKLCFEGWEMECRARHLFNADKALVSLTPAEFNLLQVLAERSGRVLSRDQLIELTMGQIGASNGRNIDILVSRLRSKLEAGGAPYQYIRTVRAGGYEFVAPVTREG; translated from the coding sequence ATGCAGAAGACGTCGCACATACTGGTTGTCGAGGATGATCCGGAAATCGGAATGCTTATCAAGCGGCACCTGATCGCCAACGATTTCAAGGTGACCCTTGCACGTGATGCGCCAGAAATGGACAGGCTTCTGGCCAGCAATCGCGTTGATCTGATCGTTCTCGACATCATGCTGCCCGGCGAAGACGGCATCAGCATCTGCCGGCGTCTCAGGGCGACAGGTGCAATGCCAATCATCATCGTCTCCGCCAAGAACGAAGACATTGACAGGGTGATCGGCCTTGAGGTGGGCGCCGACGACTATCTTCCCAAGCCGTTCAACCCACGTGAATTAATCGCGCGTGTCAGGGCACTCTTTCGCAGAGTTGACCTTGGCGGTGTCGCATCCCCGATCGAAAGCGGTAAACTCTGTTTTGAAGGCTGGGAAATGGAGTGCCGCGCAAGACATCTCTTCAATGCCGACAAGGCGCTTGTGTCGCTGACGCCGGCCGAGTTCAATCTGCTCCAGGTCTTGGCGGAGCGAAGTGGCCGGGTCCTGAGCCGCGACCAGCTCATCGAACTTACCATGGGCCAGATCGGGGCTTCCAACGGCCGCAACATTGATATTCTGGTCAGCCGCCTGCGGTCCAAGCTTGAAGCCGGAGGTGCGCCTTACCAGTACATTCGCACAGTGCGCGCCGGCGGCTATGAATTTGTCGCGCCTGTAACGCGCGAAGGATGA
- a CDS encoding 50S ribosomal protein L11 methyltransferase codes for MRTIRVRIVAEELEAKRIADILEQAFEDDGNPVSIYETSDDGRIWSAEILLFEMDPDEAADLVRDRVGSDAFAAPIEAEELPDINWVEKSLEGLKPVRAGRFVVHGGHDRTKVTAGAIGIEIEAAQAFGTGHHGTTAGCLEEIDRLLSMREYSNILDLGTGTGVLAIAAALKNRQSVLATDIDPIATKTALENARLNGAGHLVSGFTANGVEDRRFGAYGPFDLVIANILARPLMRMAKSIGHQMTGTATLVLSGLRVEDGPRILFAYRCQGFVLDRRREKNGWLTLTLVRGRKTA; via the coding sequence ATGAGAACCATCCGGGTGCGGATCGTAGCGGAGGAACTGGAAGCCAAACGGATTGCGGATATCCTGGAGCAGGCGTTCGAGGACGATGGCAACCCCGTTTCCATTTACGAGACTTCCGATGACGGCCGCATATGGTCGGCTGAAATTCTGCTTTTCGAGATGGACCCGGACGAGGCGGCGGATCTTGTGCGTGACCGTGTCGGGTCCGACGCATTTGCAGCACCGATCGAGGCGGAAGAACTTCCCGACATCAACTGGGTGGAAAAGAGCCTCGAAGGGTTGAAACCTGTACGTGCCGGCCGCTTTGTCGTTCATGGAGGCCATGACCGTACGAAAGTTACAGCCGGCGCAATTGGGATCGAAATCGAAGCGGCCCAGGCCTTCGGGACTGGACACCACGGGACGACCGCCGGATGCCTGGAGGAAATCGACCGGCTCCTTTCGATGCGCGAATACAGCAACATTCTCGATCTGGGAACCGGGACTGGTGTCCTTGCGATCGCAGCTGCCCTCAAGAACCGTCAGTCTGTGCTTGCAACGGATATCGACCCGATAGCGACAAAAACAGCGCTTGAGAACGCGCGGCTCAACGGGGCAGGTCACCTGGTCAGCGGTTTTACGGCAAATGGTGTTGAAGACCGGCGGTTCGGTGCGTACGGCCCCTTTGACCTCGTCATTGCGAACATTCTGGCGCGTCCGCTCATGAGAATGGCAAAATCAATCGGGCACCAGATGACCGGCACTGCGACGCTTGTCCTCTCCGGATTGCGGGTGGAGGACGGTCCCCGGATCCTGTTTGCCTATCGTTGCCAGGGCTTTGTATTGGACCGGCGCCGGGAGAAAAACGGGTGGCTGACGCTGACCCTGGTGCGTGGCCGCAAGACGGCCTGA